The genomic DNA ATGGTAGGCTTCTGTAGAGTTCCGTTCTGATAGATAATTCCACATACAGTTCTGATGGGTAATTAAAAAATGGCGTTGTTAGTGATTTAATGTTTATCCAATTGGGTGCAGTTACAGATAAGTTGCAAATAAGTATAATACATATTTAGAGCAACCTTTCTAGAACAGACAGTCAAAAGGGGTGGTGTGAAGATGACATGTACAGCATATTGAGCTGGTAATTAAGACTTCAGTGTCTGCAGTTGTGAATTGACATCTTCAATCAGTAGTAAAGCATACTTAAAGAGGGAAGAGCATCTTAATTTATGATGTTTAAAGTCTAAGCTGTAGTAAAAGAAGTCCACACTGGAAAAGTTCAGAACTCTGAATGGGTGAGTGCAGTTTGAAGGCCTGATTCATCACTGCTTTACATCTATGTAAAATTTGAGTAATACTGTACAACAGAAATGTCTGTCAGGCCCTTTGTGCCTACTgtgaagcttctttttttttattgatgcaCCAGAGAACCAGCTCTCTGGAGGGAGATGGGCTGTTTCGTCCTTACAGTTGCATAGTGCTGCTGGTTTTAATCTTCTGCGCTGGATTGCTTAATTatgtgttgagatggaattttctgcaaataatttGTCAAACTGTTACTCTTAACATGGAGAAATCTATAGAATTTGTCTTTTCACGCATAAGAAGAACAGTAAAAACCTCTCGGGCTTTATATTGTCAATTCCCAGTTCTCAAGTTTGCGTTTTAAAAGGCTATGGATTCTcttatattttaacaaatattgTTTGCTATTCATAGTATTGAAGATAAGCGAAAATATATTCTGGACCCTCCTTGATGATAAATTTGTTTGAAACACATGCCAAAAAATGATGCCTGTGACATGATTGACCCTTATTAAGGCAGTTGGACAAATAAGTTGTAAATAAAGTGTAAAATGTGCTTTGACTTTGTCTAACACCTCCTTCAAAGGCTGGTacgaaaaaggaaagagaaattgaGTTCTGAGGGCAGTGTTGGACTCTAGTGGTTTATTAAGGGTCTACTGTTTATTGTCTGTACTTATCCTCCTTATCCTCAACTTGGAAGAGGAACGATACAAATGCAGCATTAGCAGTGCCTAAATGAATGCCTCTTGAGAGACTGTTTTGTAAATCAGTAAATCAGTTCTCAGGGGTTTGATAATGTGCATCTCAGACATCTTTATTTGAAGTACTGAAAAACTGTCAGTCCTCAAAGAGATGTTCCAATATTGACAGACTTCTGACAGATCTGTTAGTGTGTAAGAAACAAACTTTTTAATGATGAGCTGTGGAATGTACTTAAAATATGATGCACAGTAGTCTTCTGTTCCTTACTGCACAGAATGGAACTATTTCAAAACTGTATAGGTCACTTTTGTATGAAAACTACCACAAAGTTCCAGTATCCTTTCTTCCTTAAACAGCGACACAAGCTATAAAGGCACAATCAGTGACTCTTTAAGTGACCTTAAcagggttgtgtgtgtgttttataatGGTGTGAACTGTTTCAATAACTTCTAAACACAGTTCTATTATTAAAGTAGACGGGGAAGATTAGACTTGAGAAGGCAGTGTTAAGGAAGTCCTGTGATAGAACTGGATTGTAACTGCCTGATTTTCTACTTCTATGTTTATCGTTCACTATTAGCTTCACTGTTTCTTGTCCTTGCTCGTGTTCTTGGGTGCTGCTTCAAGCTACAAATTTTCGTTTGTTGTTTTTACTGACTTCCATAGTTAGGGAAATAAGAGGCGTTTCAAAGTACAGGTTGAAGTCTGTGATGCATAGGTTTAGATGAACTCTCTAAGCTGCTACTCCTGATTTGACCAGAAGATGCAGCTGTAGAGTTGCATGTTGCTTCATGGGAACGGCATCCTCTGTGAAGTGCTGTTAACTTTTCCAGGTTGAGAACTGTCTTGCTTATAAAGCAGACCCCAAACAAGATTAGGATCCTGtagcaatgtaaaaataaatttggtCTCTTCTCTGAGAATCTTCAAATAAGTtttggattttattctttttatgacGATGTAAGGGAGATTAATATGTAAGCAAATTGTCAGAGTTTCCTGCGAAAAAGGACAAGGTGCGTTTGCTGCCAAATGCAATGAAAGCGACTTGAAATGTTATACACAGCAGAATGTAGATTAACAGCAGCTTTACATTCCAGGATATCCTAAGATTTCTGTGTTAatcttttctgggttttgtagTTGGTGACAAAGTTTTTTATGGATAATCCTCATGAGCATTTTTACATGCAAATGTATGATCAGTCCCCTCCTATTAAAAGGTTTCTGATTGCCCATAcatttttcttgctccttttttcatttgtacaCGTACTTTGCCCAAGATGAATAGAGTGTACCACCCATACCTACAgaattccttttcccttttttcaagagttggaggaaaaaagaaaatgcaagccCCTGTGCTTGAGCTCTTTTTGTTTCCACCATCCACTGAATTTGAGCTCGTGGTACTCATACAGCTGAGAATTCtgttgaaggggaagggagaagggggaggtCTGCATGAAAGTCATGTTTGCGCTCTCAAGAGTTTGTAGTGCGGGTATGGGACCCCATGTACTTTTTCATCAGTGTTACTCCGTCTGAAACTCAAACCTCATAATTATGCTCCCAAATCTAAAAATTCATGTTAAAATACATGCTTTTGAAGATTAACCTTCAAAATATGAAGGGAGTAAAAGCTGATTCAGTGATGTGtgtctgaaataaaagctctaaGAGGTGTAAAGCAGTGAAACATGATAATGCCTTGAGTATAACATTAGAGGAAGTATGCTGGATAcaataagcagaaaaatgagCAAGGAACAGTGAAGCAGGTAGTTGTCAAGCTTACCTGAGGTGAGACAATCTgagtttctgtttcttctcttctccagcctttgTCTTGGTGATAGctattttgctgcttctcaaaaTTAGGACCCAGTTTCTCATCTGTATAGAGAGGAAAACAGTGCTTCTACTCAGAAGTAGCATGGACTAGGATCAGAATATAGAGTTTGAACCAGGTATCAAGTGCTAGACTAGTTGAACCAGGTATCAAGTGTTAGCATCCTTTCTGCTCGCTGCACTAGGAAGCAATCGTAGGactgaaataaaagctgataCTGTTATAGGAATGGGAAGAGTTACGGTATGTTCTTATCTGATCACCAAGCAGAGCTGTTCTTAAGCAATTAGAAAAATACGGAGCATGATAAGAagggttttttgctgttgttaaCTAATGTTGCTTTTAAGCTCATTCTTGGAGTCTGTTCTCTAAAATGATACAGTAAAGCAACCCATGGGATTGATTTCTTTGAGATTTTCATGGGTCTGGTGAGTAATTAGTAACACTTGAATTGATATTgagcttgttttctttcctacagGTACAAACTGAAGATAGCGTCCTGTTGTTTGTGGTGGCCTGGACAATCACTGAGATAATCCGCTATTCTTTTTATACGTTTAGCTTGTTAAACCATCTCCCTTATCTCATCAAATGGGCCAGGTGGGTGGCATAATAGAAATCATAGCCTTAAAGCACTGATTTGACAGGGATGTTTATCTTGTAAAATAGTTGCAGTACAAAAAATTAGGTTCTACCCTGAGGTAATTGCCCTGTTTGGAAACGTGACTTCCTAGCTTCTTTCCAGCAGActttggggttaaaaaaaaaaaaataatcacattgtAAGCTGACAGAGTAGTTTGTCTGAACTCAGTCCCACTTACAacatgattctgtgatcagaaaCTGACACTTAACAGTAAGTAAACTGACATTTAACAGTAGCCCTTGAATCCAAGGGTTGCACTTGAAACAATCTGTAAGCATTTTAAGTAAGGTAATGACCTGTACCAATGAGTTCAGAAATCAAAGTaacaaactggggggggggggggcaagaatAGCTTTGAAAATAGTTTCCAGATTCTCAGAGGTGATCTTTAAATAATTCAGACTGACTGTTGATTTGAATACTTACCTTGCAATAATGTTCACAACTTGCCATGCTCTAATCAAATAAGAGCTGAGGGAAATAAATACTGAGTTGagaatttaaaatctgaatatcCATAATAGCATTTAACAAATTCCTTGTCAGAGATTGTCATAACTTTTAATCCTTTCCATAAATGTTTTGTTCTAGGTACACTTTGTTTATAGTGTTGTATCCAATGGGAGTCTCAGGTGAATTACTCACAATATATGCTGCATTACCCTTCGTCCGGCAGTCTGGCTTGTATTCCATTAGTTTACCTAACaagtacaatttttcttttgactACTATACATTCCTGATCCTGGTTATGATCTCTTACATTCCAAGTAAGTATAAGTTTGTTAAGGtgtgtttttaatattaaaagttgtaaaaggaaaagataataaTTGTGGGATTAATGTACATATAActaattttgcaaaattttgaaaattacttaaacaaaaaaaatcaagactaaaACTGCAGGGATTGCTTTCTACCAACACCTACAAAACAGTAatacaggttgtttttttttcctctaacactTTGAATATGAAATAAGCGTGGTGGTTCTTGGCAAATAcgttattgttttttttcccccatttacaGACAGGAGAACAAAGTTCAAAACAGCTTCTTAAAAATTAGTTCTTTATCAGGAATAAGAACACTGCTTTTGTATTAGTGGGTAGGGAACAATTTCTGTTGAACTAACTTGAATCGCAATAActtgtagcgataggacaaggggcaatggctttaaactagagcagggtaggtttagattagacattagcaagaagttctttacaatgagggtggtgaagcactgtcacaggttgcccagagaggtggtggaggccccatccctggagacattcaaggcaggcttgatgaggctctgagaaacctgatctagttgaagatgtccctgctcactgcagggcggttggactagatgacctttaaaggtctcttccaacccaacacgttctatgattctatgaattgacATAATCTCTGGTTGATGTTCCTATAGGTGGAATGAAgatttggttttgctgctttgaaatggGGAATAGGAACATGGAAGCATTTAGCAAATATCTCGTTTTAGTCAAAATAACCATGAGTATTAATTACTACTTGTGCACAGCTAAACACAGTGG from Chroicocephalus ridibundus chromosome 7, bChrRid1.1, whole genome shotgun sequence includes the following:
- the HACD2 gene encoding very-long-chain (3R)-3-hydroxyacyl-CoA dehydratase 2 isoform X2, with translation MSRVFLTWAVTHSVKEVQTEDSVLLFVVAWTITEIIRYSFYTFSLLNHLPYLIKWARYTLFIVLYPMGVSGELLTIYAALPFVRQSGLYSISLPNKYNFSFDYYTFLILVMISYIPIFPQLYFHMLHQRRKVLSHTEEHKKSE